The Corvus hawaiiensis isolate bCorHaw1 chromosome 2, bCorHaw1.pri.cur, whole genome shotgun sequence genome includes a window with the following:
- the LOC125322089 gene encoding taste receptor type 2 member 40-like, with product MLPPVLIISISIVAIEVVVGFIGNGFITTANIINWIKSKKISSADMILIFLSTSRFILQVTVLMHIHSLYFADVLKLESVYKDFGAVWMFVNHASLWFSTWLYVLYCVKIIKVTHCLLLKIKRRIAGMIPWLLLGSLVISSMTSLPLLWITPSTYLCSSTGNCRENSTAHITNWDSSYLYLLVLYFVGCFFPLVLSVVTSALIITSLWKHRKTMQCYTDTFRDAMIDVHLTAIKSIISFLILYISSFVAQILLILSTSESKDVVKVAISLVVAGAYPSMHSIILIIVNSKLKLAFRNFCLHFKCHLEDKPPSPRLERNTLQ from the coding sequence ATGTTGCCACCAGTTCTTATAATTTCAATAAGCATTGTAGCTATTGAAGTTGTTGTTGGATTTATTGGAAATGGATTTATTACAACTGCTAATATCATTAACTggatcaaaagcaaaaaaatttcttctgctgACATGATCCTGATCTTTCTGAGCACATCAAGATTCATCTTGCAGGTGACTGTCCTGATGCACATCCACAGTCTCTACTTTGCAGATGTGCTTAAGTTGGAGTCGGTGTACAAAGACTTTGGTGCTGTGTGGATGTTTGTGAACCATGCCAGCTTGTGGTTCAGTACATGGCTCTATGTACTCTACTGTGTAAAAATAATCAAAGTCAcccactgcctgctgctgaAAATCAAGCGCAGAATAGCTGGGATGATCCCATGGCTTCTTCTTGGATCGCTGGTGATCTCTTCTATGACTTCTCTTCCTTTGCTATGGATTACACCCAGCACTTACCTATGCAGCTCAACAGGGAACTGCAGAGAAAATAGCACAGCTCATATCACGAACTGGGATAGTTCATATCTCTACTTGCTGGTTCTTTACTTTGTAGGTTGCTTTTTCCCTCTAGTACTCTCTGTGGTAACATCAGCTCTGATAATTACTTCTCTGTGGAAACACAGAAAGACAATGCAATGTTACACAGATACTTTCAGGGATGCTATGATAGATGTTCACCTAACTGCTATTAAATCcattatttctttcttaatcCTGTATATTTCCAGTTTTGTAGCTCAAATTCTGTTGATACTGTCGACATCTGAAAGTAAAGATGTTGTGAAAGTTGCAATATCTTTAGTTGTAGCTGGGGCATATCCTTCTATGCACTCAATTATCCTGATAATAGTCAATTCAAAACTGAAACTGGCATTTAGGAACTTTTGCCTGCATTTTAAGTGCCATTTGGAAGATAAGCCTCCAAGCCCCAGGCTTGAGAGAAATACTCTCCAGTAA